A region of Paenimyroides aestuarii DNA encodes the following proteins:
- a CDS encoding META domain-containing protein, with product MKRIIFLAIVLMFNLGIMSCVCSQNKFDSQKATSEQIKNTLNNTSWVLKRLDVQNRDFVPTDEQKELVLSFNDNYYSSSDGCNGQGGEFNITDNKVSFDKGMSTMRYCGDEMKHLIYSVPFGSVKSIQIKKDELQLLDAEKNVIATYLKKNA from the coding sequence ATGAAAAGAATCATATTTTTAGCAATCGTTTTAATGTTTAATTTAGGAATTATGTCGTGTGTATGTTCTCAAAATAAGTTCGATTCGCAGAAAGCAACATCCGAACAAATAAAAAATACATTAAACAATACTTCTTGGGTTTTGAAGCGATTAGATGTTCAAAATCGTGATTTTGTTCCAACCGATGAGCAAAAAGAATTGGTGTTGTCTTTTAATGACAACTACTACAGCTCTAGTGATGGCTGTAATGGACAAGGTGGCGAATTTAATATCACAGACAATAAAGTGAGCTTTGATAAAGGCATGTCAACCATGCGCTATTGCGGTGATGAAATGAAACATTTAATATACAGTGTACCTTTTGGAAGTGTAAAATCGATCCAAATAAAAAAAGACGAATTACAACTGTTAGATGCCGAAAAAAATGTGATTGCTACTTATCTAAAGAAAAACGCATAA
- a CDS encoding PH domain-containing protein — protein MFQNNTISINEIPTYQEVETQPLHHNYRKIVWLNSLIILFLGAAGATALFFIFEEVEKWYFISGILFICLLLAIFPLISYKKKRYAFRQHDVIFKKGLIFKNTHISPYIRLQHVVIKQGWYAKKLGLATLALYTAANNFSDISIPGLTLEEAERWKSFLMNRMEDLNNESENEL, from the coding sequence ATGTTTCAAAACAATACAATTTCAATAAACGAAATACCCACATATCAAGAGGTGGAAACACAGCCATTGCATCACAATTACAGAAAAATAGTATGGCTAAATTCCTTGATTATTTTGTTTTTAGGCGCGGCTGGTGCTACGGCTCTTTTTTTTATTTTTGAGGAAGTAGAAAAGTGGTATTTCATTAGTGGAATCCTATTTATCTGTTTGCTTTTGGCTATATTTCCCTTAATTTCCTACAAAAAGAAACGATATGCCTTTCGCCAGCATGATGTCATCTTTAAAAAAGGTTTAATTTTTAAAAACACCCACATTTCGCCTTATATTCGCTTGCAACACGTAGTGATTAAACAAGGATGGTATGCAAAAAAATTAGGTTTGGCAACATTGGCTCTATACACTGCTGCAAACAATTTTTCAGATATATCTATTCCTGGGCTCACATTGGAAGAAGCAGAGCGTTGGAAAAGTTTTTTAATGAATCGAATGGAAGATTTAAACAATGAGTCAGAAAACGAACTATAA
- a CDS encoding PH domain-containing protein yields the protein MSQKTNYNFNQPNKLDRKALFLVLATSLWTVVRASWPILAIMFVRKGEKSWYLLAGIAVITFFTFLRKLVDFFYFSYEVVHNELIIKKGWLSKSTTVVSLDKIHEVNLNQKFVHKLVGLYLISIDTAGSSKTEIEINGVDYKKALAFKEVITNYESTEVSTIHDFDTDESSEEATKNQANTISNTIKIGLPSLIKIGLTRNYFQTLGLMFAFSFQIIDQLQDLFYIDNNTTVYDDIFDASYEQYIGFVGVLMILALIVLIVLFNLGRTLLTYYNYQINFKKQNITASYGLTDSHIVSVKSSKVQMFLFQQNYFQRLMNLFEVKIKQVASTEDNKNKKGLIIPGANFFELNALFHVIFSKNLLDNQQFFKPNKRVLLLKVLWLCLPVFIAMGVLYATDSLYYSWVVVLAFFAIYLLMYLGYKNEKLMYHDDFIVLKKGVWDIATIYLPIYKIQKVSISQSYFQEKNQIGSLNLHTAGGTVTLFYYDFTLLQQMANEILYKIEKNKHSWM from the coding sequence ATGAGTCAGAAAACGAACTATAATTTTAATCAACCTAATAAATTAGACCGCAAAGCCTTGTTTTTGGTTTTAGCAACCTCTTTGTGGACTGTTGTTCGGGCATCGTGGCCCATTTTAGCCATCATGTTTGTTAGAAAAGGAGAAAAAAGCTGGTATTTATTGGCAGGAATTGCTGTAATTACGTTTTTTACTTTTCTAAGAAAATTGGTCGATTTTTTTTATTTTTCTTATGAAGTTGTTCATAATGAATTGATTATAAAAAAAGGTTGGCTAAGCAAATCAACTACAGTTGTGAGTTTAGATAAAATTCACGAAGTAAATCTAAACCAGAAATTTGTGCATAAATTAGTTGGTTTGTATTTGATAAGTATTGACACAGCCGGAAGCTCTAAAACCGAAATTGAAATCAATGGTGTTGATTATAAAAAGGCTTTAGCATTTAAAGAAGTAATTACAAACTACGAATCAACCGAAGTGTCAACAATTCATGATTTTGATACGGATGAATCATCTGAAGAAGCTACAAAAAATCAAGCTAATACAATATCAAACACCATAAAAATTGGTTTGCCAAGTCTTATAAAAATTGGTCTAACACGCAATTATTTCCAAACTTTAGGTTTAATGTTTGCATTTTCTTTTCAAATTATAGACCAGTTGCAAGATCTTTTTTACATAGATAACAACACGACGGTTTACGATGATATTTTTGATGCTTCCTACGAGCAATATATTGGTTTTGTGGGCGTGCTCATGATTTTAGCGCTCATTGTTTTAATTGTTCTTTTTAATTTAGGACGCACCTTGCTCACTTATTACAATTACCAAATCAATTTTAAAAAACAAAACATCACAGCATCTTATGGTTTAACCGATTCGCATATTGTATCCGTAAAATCAAGCAAGGTGCAAATGTTTTTGTTTCAGCAAAATTATTTTCAAAGGCTCATGAATCTCTTTGAAGTAAAAATAAAACAAGTTGCATCAACAGAAGATAATAAAAATAAAAAAGGATTGATTATTCCTGGAGCTAACTTTTTTGAATTAAACGCATTATTTCACGTTATTTTTAGCAAAAATTTGTTAGATAACCAGCAATTTTTCAAACCGAATAAACGGGTTTTGCTTTTAAAAGTGTTGTGGCTGTGCTTACCTGTTTTCATTGCTATGGGAGTGTTATATGCAACCGATTCTTTGTATTATTCATGGGTGGTGGTTCTTGCTTTTTTTGCAATTTATCTATTGATGTATCTGGGCTACAAAAACGAAAAATTGATGTATCACGATGATTTTATCGTTCTAAAAAAAGGTGTTTGGGATATTGCTACCATTTATCTGCCTATCTATAAAATTCAAAAAGTTTCTATTTCACAAAGTTATTTTCAAGAAAAAAACCAAATAGGTTCACTAAATTTGCATACTGCTGGCGGAACGGTGACGTTGTTTTATTACGATTTCACACTGTTGCAACAAATGGCAAATGAAATTCTTTACAAAATAGAAAAAAATAAACATTCATGGATGTGA
- a CDS encoding alpha/beta fold hydrolase: protein MDVTTSEETVFIQTSKLYYKKWSVENPRKTIVLLHDSLGCTVLWREWPEELAMALNCNVISYDRRGYGKSENYTIKRPIDYLEQEAVILNDLLQYWQVEQPVLFGFSDGASVATIYAGMYPQNTTLLIVEGVHVRIEKETLQGVREAEEMLHNTQIAKALQKYHGDKVYDLYYAWTKTWLSNAHQSWNIEHFIPRITVPILVIQGELDEFGSMNQVNAFDNASGVVQKCIVSGAKHTAHKEEKAFVFSTITQFVNTHIHEKMD, encoded by the coding sequence ATGGATGTGACAACGAGTGAAGAAACCGTTTTTATACAAACATCAAAGCTTTATTACAAGAAATGGTCGGTTGAAAACCCTCGAAAAACCATTGTTTTATTGCACGATTCGCTAGGTTGCACCGTTTTGTGGAGGGAATGGCCAGAGGAATTGGCAATGGCTTTGAATTGTAATGTGATTTCTTATGACCGACGAGGTTACGGCAAATCGGAAAATTATACCATAAAACGACCTATAGATTATTTGGAGCAAGAAGCGGTTATTCTGAATGATTTGTTGCAGTATTGGCAAGTGGAACAACCTGTTTTGTTTGGTTTTTCAGATGGAGCATCGGTGGCAACAATTTATGCCGGAATGTATCCACAGAATACAACATTGTTGATTGTTGAAGGAGTTCACGTGCGGATTGAAAAAGAAACTTTGCAAGGTGTTCGCGAAGCAGAAGAAATGTTACACAACACACAAATTGCAAAGGCTTTACAAAAATACCACGGTGATAAAGTATATGATTTATACTACGCTTGGACCAAAACGTGGCTTTCTAATGCGCATCAAAGTTGGAATATCGAGCATTTTATTCCCCGCATCACAGTCCCAATTTTGGTTATTCAAGGCGAATTAGATGAATTTGGTTCTATGAATCAGGTCAATGCATTTGATAATGCTTCGGGAGTTGTTCAAAAATGTATTGTTTCAGGTGCCAAACACACCGCACATAAAGAAGAAAAAGCATTTGTTTTTTCTACTATCACTCAATTTGTAAACACACATATTCATGAAAAAATGGATTAA
- a CDS encoding 1,4-dihydroxy-2-naphthoate polyprenyltransferase, with protein sequence MKKWIKAARLRTLPLSVSGIILGSACAYHAVPSHASFWLIFGLCLLTTLFFQVLSNYANDYGDAVKGTDNDNRVGPKRAIQSGEISKQAMKKAIIITSVLALLSSVAVIYCSFGKEQFFEAIIYLVLAVACIGAAIKYTVGSSAYGYRGLGDVFVFVFFGLVSTLGVYYLYMHSIDLKILFPAIAIGLLSTAVLNMNNMRDIENDAAMNKNTLVVKMGYAKAKNYHFFLIITAVIAFNIFAFGTFTKWYQFAYVLALIPLFKNIDIVGKTKNPRKLDPELKRIALTTFFVSLLFSIAIILN encoded by the coding sequence ATGAAAAAATGGATTAAAGCTGCACGTTTGCGTACGTTGCCATTGTCGGTTTCCGGTATTATTTTGGGCAGTGCATGTGCTTATCACGCCGTTCCATCTCACGCTTCGTTTTGGTTAATTTTTGGATTGTGTTTGCTAACCACGTTGTTTTTTCAGGTGCTTTCTAACTATGCCAACGATTATGGCGATGCAGTGAAAGGTACCGATAACGATAATAGAGTAGGACCCAAAAGAGCCATTCAAAGCGGCGAAATATCCAAACAAGCTATGAAAAAAGCGATTATAATCACTTCGGTATTGGCTTTGCTTTCATCGGTGGCTGTAATCTATTGTTCGTTTGGCAAGGAACAGTTTTTTGAAGCAATAATTTATTTGGTTTTGGCTGTGGCATGCATTGGTGCTGCTATAAAATATACAGTTGGCTCGTCTGCTTATGGTTATCGTGGATTGGGCGATGTGTTTGTGTTTGTTTTTTTTGGATTGGTAAGCACTTTAGGGGTGTATTATTTATATATGCATAGCATCGATTTAAAAATATTGTTTCCAGCAATTGCAATTGGCTTGCTAAGTACAGCTGTATTAAACATGAATAATATGCGCGATATTGAAAACGATGCCGCCATGAATAAAAACACACTTGTAGTGAAAATGGGATATGCAAAAGCTAAAAATTACCACTTTTTTTTAATCATTACTGCTGTTATTGCGTTCAATATTTTTGCTTTTGGAACCTTCACAAAATGGTATCAGTTTGCATATGTTTTGGCATTGATTCCGCTGTTTAAAAATATAGACATTGTGGGAAAAACAAAAAATCCTCGAAAGTTAGATCCCGAATTAAAACGCATTGCACTCACTACTTTTTTTGTATCTTTATTATTCTCAATTGCAATCATTTTAAATTAA
- a CDS encoding metal-dependent hydrolase codes for MKITYYGHASLGIEINDIHIIVDPFISANELAKHIDVNSLKAHYILITHAHGDHILDVETIAKNTGATIVSNAEIAGYYEAKGFKAHPMNHGGSWDFDFGRVKYVNAIHSSSFPDGTYGGQPGGFVIEADNKNLYIAGDTALTYDLKLVSMRNPLDLAILPIGSNFTMDVDDAAVAAEFLDVTKVLGYHYDTFGYIKIDHEVAKQKFANKHKELILLPVGDSIEI; via the coding sequence ATGAAAATAACGTATTACGGACATGCGTCCTTAGGAATCGAAATAAACGACATTCATATTATTGTAGATCCTTTTATTTCGGCAAACGAATTGGCAAAACATATTGATGTAAACTCTTTAAAGGCCCATTATATCTTAATTACACATGCACACGGCGATCATATTTTAGATGTAGAAACTATTGCAAAAAATACAGGTGCAACGATTGTGTCAAATGCAGAGATTGCAGGGTATTACGAAGCAAAAGGTTTTAAAGCACATCCAATGAATCACGGGGGAAGCTGGGATTTTGATTTTGGACGCGTAAAATATGTAAATGCCATTCATTCAAGTAGTTTTCCCGATGGAACTTATGGCGGACAACCTGGAGGATTTGTAATTGAAGCCGATAATAAAAATTTATATATTGCCGGTGACACCGCGTTGACTTACGATTTGAAGCTGGTTTCTATGCGAAATCCGTTAGATTTAGCCATTTTGCCAATAGGAAGCAACTTTACAATGGATGTTGACGACGCTGCTGTGGCTGCTGAATTTCTAGATGTAACCAAAGTGTTAGGCTATCATTATGATACTTTTGGATACATTAAAATCGATCACGAAGTGGCAAAACAAAAATTCGCAAACAAACACAAAGAACTGATTTTATTGCCTGTGGGTGATTCAATTGAAATATAA
- a CDS encoding o-succinylbenzoate synthase yields MKATFKKYLLNFKQASGTSRGVMHTKETYFLIIQDDGKIGIGECGLFRGLSYDDRLDYSDKMQWVCDHIHLGVDALWNELREWPSIQFGVEQAFLSLQSNHPFVLFPSLFTESKKAISINGLVWMGTPEFMQQQIQDKIANGFKCIKIKIGAIDFEEEMNLLAGIRTHFTPEMIEIRVDANGGFSKSEALNKLIQLSEYKIHSIEQPIKQKQYDSMADLCKTTPVPIALDEELIGVTKVNDKENLLLKIKPKYIILKPSLVGGFKGTKEWIEIAERLGIGWWITSALESNIGLNAIAQFTFTLENKMPQGLGTGGLFTNNFESNLYVKNGHLWFDDAIDVSIENILNQLKKE; encoded by the coding sequence ATGAAAGCAACATTTAAAAAATACCTATTAAACTTTAAACAAGCATCGGGAACATCAAGAGGTGTGATGCATACAAAGGAGACTTATTTTTTAATTATTCAAGATGATGGTAAAATCGGAATAGGTGAGTGCGGTTTGTTTAGAGGATTGAGTTATGACGACCGATTGGATTATTCAGACAAAATGCAATGGGTGTGCGATCATATTCATTTAGGTGTAGATGCGCTTTGGAATGAATTACGAGAGTGGCCTTCTATTCAATTTGGAGTGGAGCAAGCGTTTTTGTCGTTGCAAAGTAATCACCCTTTTGTTTTATTTCCAAGTTTGTTTACCGAAAGTAAAAAAGCCATCTCTATAAATGGTTTGGTTTGGATGGGTACTCCTGAATTTATGCAGCAACAAATTCAAGATAAAATTGCAAACGGATTTAAGTGCATTAAAATTAAAATCGGAGCCATTGATTTTGAAGAAGAAATGAATTTATTAGCCGGTATCAGAACCCATTTTACGCCCGAAATGATTGAAATTAGGGTTGATGCTAATGGTGGTTTTAGTAAAAGTGAAGCTTTAAATAAATTAATACAATTATCTGAATACAAAATACATAGTATTGAACAACCAATTAAACAGAAGCAATATGACAGTATGGCAGATTTGTGCAAAACTACACCTGTTCCAATTGCGTTGGATGAAGAATTAATTGGTGTGACAAAAGTGAACGATAAAGAAAATCTATTGCTTAAAATCAAGCCAAAATACATCATTTTGAAGCCTAGTTTAGTAGGTGGTTTTAAAGGTACAAAAGAATGGATCGAAATTGCCGAACGTTTAGGTATTGGTTGGTGGATTACATCAGCTTTAGAAAGCAATATTGGTTTAAATGCAATTGCTCAATTTACTTTTACGTTAGAAAACAAAATGCCACAAGGTTTAGGAACGGGCGGTTTGTTTACCAATAATTTTGAAAGTAATTTATATGTAAAAAACGGACATTTGTGGTTTGATGATGCAATTGATGTTTCTATCGAAAACATCTTAAATCAATTAAAAAAGGAATAG